In the genome of Drosophila pseudoobscura strain MV-25-SWS-2005 chromosome 3, UCI_Dpse_MV25, whole genome shotgun sequence, one region contains:
- the Drep3 gene encoding uncharacterized protein Drep3 — MNAAADGKIATGMADADTGMESQGAEGTGIETTKGPGALAGAGSVSGSAPPSRQRTLTRTAELDADGDDIEVDAEADDATDSITLELALSPHSSTPTPPPTMSEEDFAQLDNSKPFKIKDITRNIRKAVVATTLAEMRLKVAEKFQRAEPAIHLDCDGTEVDDEEYFSTLEPNAELIAVFPGEQWRDPSDYNANLRRPSLDAQRLRKLVGKLQQNFVNDDYLDKLSNMDPNSLVDITGREPKDSEYCAQSETARRSTELSC; from the exons ATGAATGCAGCGGCAGATGGTAAAATTGCCACCGGAATGGCAGATGCAGACACTGGAATGGAATCCCAAGGAGCAGAGGGAACAGGAATAGAAACTACAAAGGGACCAGGAGCACTCGCAGGCGCTGGATCTGTATCTGGATCTGCCCCACCATCCAGACAACGAACATTGACACGGACCGCAGAGCTGGATGCGGATGGCGATGACATTGAAGTGGATGCCGAGGCGGATGATGCCACGGACAGCATCACACTGGAGCTGGCCCTCTCGCCCCACAGCAGCACGCCCACACCGCCGCCCACCATGTCCGAGGAGGATTTCGCCCAACTGGACAACAGCAAACCCTTCAAG ATCAAGGACATCACACGCAACATACGCAAGGCTGTGGTGGCAACAACACTCGCGGAGATGCGCCTGAAGGTGGCAGAAAAGTTCCAGCGCGCTGAACCGGCGATACACCTGGACTGCGATGGCACCGAAGTGGATGACGAGGAGTACTTCAGCACCTTGGAGCCAAATGCCGAGCTGATTGCAGTCTTTCCGGGAGAGCAGTGGCGAGAT CCGAGCGATTATAATGCCAATCTGCGGCGACCCTCATTGGATGCCCAACGCCTACGGAAATTGGTGGGCAAGCTGCAGCAGAACTTCGTCAATGATGACTATTTGGACAAGCTCTCCAACATGGATCCCAATTCGCTGGTGGACATTACAGGACGGGAACCAAAGGACAGCGAATACTGTGCGCAGAGCGAGACGGCACGACGATCCACGGAGCTGTCCTGCTAG
- the LOC4804354 gene encoding D-beta-hydroxybutyrate dehydrogenase, mitochondrial, which translates to MQVFDNNMRRASRRASLRRGSISALPQKSAEIPWDIFERLSMPFLFCQAAAIVSSHLLHALNISSISTFAVFVWFALATVGAVLFYHFVKVSASGKGVLITGCEAPLAWYLAKKLDDLGFTIYAGFNIPIEESDEAGILKEETSGRMKLLHLDVTSEKTLLEAAHFVSQHLPHGAQGLWAVVHCAHWIALGELEWIPFAVLRKSLDLNLLGAARLTQIFLPLVRRAHGRVVFLTSGLNRVPSPVRGIQCATQAAVDCFAACLRQEMRTRGVDVSVVAAGEFSPGNGWLNETELRDQAKQMWNQLSSEQKKTYGEDYYEAAMTSVEKYSREAADIQPTLRVLIDAVTRTFPMARYTPVTAKEKLQIFLAEHLAPSLYESVYGEQKKFVY; encoded by the exons ATGCAGGTCTTCGATAACAATATG cgcCGTGCCTCGCGCCGTGCCTCATTGCGGCGTGGATCGATCTCGGCCCTGCCCCAGAAGTCGGCGGAGATCCCCTGGGACATATTCGAGCGGCTCTCTATGCCGTTCCTCTTCTGCCAGGCGGCGGCCATCGTCAGCTCCCATCTGCTGCACGCGCTGAACATATCCAGCATCTCCACCTTCGCCGTCTTCGTGTGGTTCGCCCTGGCTACCGTGGGAGCTGTGCTCTTCTACCACTTTGTGAAG GTGTCGGCTTCGGGCAAGGGCGTGCTAATCACCGGCTGCGAGGCTCCGCTGGCGTGGTACTTGGCCAAGAAACTGGACGATCTGGGCTTCACCATCTACGCCGGCTTCAACATCCCCATCGAGGAGTCGGACGAGGCTGGCATTCTCAAGGAGGAGACCTCCGGCCGCATGAAGCTTCTGCACTTGGACGTTACGTCGGAGAAAACC CTTTTGGAGGCTGCCCACTTTGTGTCACAGCACCTGCCGCACGGCGCCCAAGGACTGTGGGCTGTGGTGCACTGCGCCCACTGGATAGCTTTGGGGGAGCTCGAGTGGATTCCATTCGCGGTGCTGCGCAAAAGCTTGGATCTCAATCTACTCG GAGCCGCTCGCCTGACTCAAATCTTCCTGCCGCTGGTCCGTCGTGCCCATGGACGCGTGGTGTTCCTCACCTCCGGCCTGAACCGCGTCCCATCGCCCGTGCGTGGCATCCAGTGCGCCACCCAGGCTGCCGTCGACTGCTTTGCCGCCTGCCTGCGCCAGGAGATGCGCACACGGGGCGTGGATGTGTCTGTGGTGGCGGCGGGAGAGTTCTCTCCCGGCAACGGCTGGCTGAACGAGACGGAACTCCGCGACCAG GCCAAGCAAATGTGGAACCAGCTATCTTCGGAGCAGAAGAAGACCTACGGCGAGGATTACTACGAGGCGGCCATGACGTCGGTGGAGAAGTATTCCCGCGAG GCCGCCGATATCCAGCCCACGCTGCGTGTCCTCATCGACGCTGTGACCAGGACCTTCCCCATGGCCCGCTACACGCCCGTGACGGCCAAGGAAAAGCTGCAGATCTTCCTGGCCGAGCACCTGGCCCCCTCCCTGTACGAGTCGGTATACGGCGAGCAGAAGAAGTTCGTCTACTGA
- the LOC4804353 gene encoding selenoprotein BthD, producing MPKGKKKVKMVDWAADENFSKERSIFYVEHTTECPIFQMKAEECGAFFKQRIPEREFQLVRNKYGKEAPREGAFEIGFSQNARTSVHELWSGLTRGPPRRDKFPEDFENLVPDVQRVLKKFYPDKVVGLTDDEEDEM from the coding sequence ATGCCTAAAGGGAAGAAAAAGGTCAAGATGGTGGACTGGGCCGCCGATGAGAACTTTAGCAAGGAGCGCTCGATTTTCTACGTGGAGCACACCACCGAGTGCCCCATCTTCCAGATGAAGGCCGAGGAGTGCGGCGCCTTCTTCAAGCAGCGCATTCCGGAGCGCGAGTTCCAGCTGGTGAGGAACAAGTACGGCAAGGAGGCGCCCCGGGAAGGAGCCTTCGAGATTGGCTTCTCCCAGAATGCACGCACCTCCGTCCACGAGCTGTGGTCGGGCCTGACGAGGGGTCCGCCGCGGCGGGACAAGTTCCCCGAGGATTTCGAGAATCTGGTGCCGGATGTGCAGCGTGTGCTGAAGAAGTTCTACCCCGACAAGGTGGTGGGCCTCaccgacgacgaggaggacgaaATGTAG
- the Drep1 gene encoding uncharacterized protein Drep1 yields the protein MPNAMETTTSSKKPFKVKDVTRNIKKAVCAASLEEIRDKVAEKFGKCDHVPTIHLDSDGTEIDDEEYFRTLDENTELVAVFPGEHWIDPTHYVTITTPHGSETVTGNGDISSGGVGGGVGGSCDGGDTTDANHSESAARIRQLVGQLQNNLCNVSVMNDADLDSLSNMDPNSLVDITGKEFMEQLKDAGRPLCAKRNAEDRLNLLKLLKAGAIFCLERYPEDAEAIDREIGRQLNEAESGQVTATSASNTRTIEVVQCDNQNTTITITVGEASSTCMATGNGSLSSVEAAANEANANANANANGNAGGDI from the exons ATGCCCAACGCCATGGAAACAACAACGAGCTCGAAAAAGCCATTCAAA GTCAAGGACGTAACGCGAAACATTAAGAAGGCCGTGTGCGCCGCCAGCCTGGAGGAGATACGGGACAAGGTGGCGGAGAAGTTCGGCAAGTGTGACCACGTGCCCACCATCCACCTGGACTCGGATGGCACCGAAATCGACGACGAGGAGTACTTTCGCACGCTCGACGAGAACACGGAGCTGGTGGCTGTCTTCCCCGGCGAGCACTGGATCGAT CCCACGCACTACGTGACCATAACGACGCCGCATGGCAGCGAGACCGTGACTGGCAACGGCGACATCTCTTCAGGAGGAGTAGGCGGAGGAGTCGGTGGAAGCTGTGACGGAGGCGACACCACCGATGCCAACCACTCGGAGTCGGCGGCACGCATCCGGCAGCTGGTCGGACAGCTGCAGAACAATCTCTGCAACGTGTCCGTGATGAACGATGCGGATCTGGACTCGTTGTCCAACATGGATCCCAATTCGTTGGTGGACATCACCGGAAAAGAGTTTATGGAGCAGCTAAAGGACGCGGGCAG ACCGCTGTGCGCCAAGCGCAATGCCGAGGATCGTCTGAATTTGCTGAAGCTGCTCAAGGCCGGAGCCATCTTCTGTTTGGAACGCTATCCGGAAGATGCCGAGGCCATCGACCGCGAGATCGGACGCCAGCTGAACGAGGCGGAGAGCGGACAGGTGACGGCCACATCGGCCAGCAACACGCGCACCATCGAGGTGGTGCAGTGCGACAATCAGAACACGACGATAACCATTACTGTGGGCGAGGCCAGCAGCACCTGCATGGCCACGGGCAACGGTTCGCTCTCctcggtggaggcggcggccaACGAGGctaatgccaatgccaatgccaatgcgaACGGGAATGCCGGTGGAGACATCTGA